The genomic region CGACCGGACAGGCCGAGACGCACGCGCCGCAGTCGATGCAGACCTCCGGATCGATGTAGAGCATCGTGTCTTCATCCTTGCCGTGGATGCAGTCGACGGGACAGACGTCAACGCACGACTTGTCTTTCGTGCCGATACACGGTTCGGTGATGACGTAGGCCATGAACTTTTAGCTTCCTCCGATTGGTTGGGCCGCCCTCTCAGGCTGCCTTCCTGCCGCCGATGGCGCGCAACAGCCAGAGTAGCACGATTGCGCCGAGTAGGGCGCAGACCATACTCGGAAGATTGAAGCCGCTGATGCCGGTGTGGCCGAGAAGGCCGTAGATCCATCCGCCGACGACCGCGCCGAGAACGCCGACGACGACGTCGCCGACGATCCCGCCCGGCGACTCGCCGGGCACGAGCCAGCGGGCGACCAGCCCGACGATGAGACCGAAGACGATCCAAGCAATAAATCCCACGGCACGCTCCTCGTTTTCGGCGGCAAGAGGGAGGCTCGCTCCCTTCGGTGCAGGTGTACCCATTATGAAGCTTCCGTATATTTGCCTTCTCGCCGCGTTCTTCGCGACGGCTTCGAGCGCGGTCGCCGCGCCGACCGCAACGGCCGAGATATTGGCGTCGGGAACCGGCAACGTCTCGCTCCCCCCGAACATCGCGACGGTCAGGGCGAGCATCGAGACGAATGCGATGAACGCCACCGAGGCAACGTCGGAAAATAACGCTCGCTACGATGCCGTCGTCGCGAGCCTCGAGAAGCTCGGCGTGGCGCGCAGCGACATCACGCTCGATTACTACAACGTGAGCTATCGGGCCAAGCCCGCCGTCGTGTCGCCGAACGCCGGAGCGCAAGAGTATGGCTATCGGGTCTCGCGTTCGTTCTCGGTGGTCGTGCGAACGATCGACAAGGCCGGAAGCGTCACCGACGCCGCGCTCGCCTCCGGCGCGACGAGCATAGAGGGCGTGGACTTCGGTCTCTCCGATGCGTCGGCCGTCCGTTCGCAAGCGACGGCAAAAGCCGTCGCGGATGCCCGCGCGAACGCCGAAGCGCTCGCCCGCGCCGGCGGATTGCGGATCGTCGGCATCAAGAGCATGCAGCTGGGCGGAGCTCCCGTCACCGTGCTCCCTATGGCTCGTTTCGCGGCCAACGCCGCGCCCGAGCCGACGCAGCTCGATAATTCCAACGTCAGCGTGAGGGTCATGGTGAACGTCGTCTTCAGCGCCGAGCCGCAGTAGGACGATCCTTGTCGAAACTCCGGAGCCCGGCGCCCGGTAGAGCCGAGAGATGAACGACGCATGTGAACTCTGCGGCGCGCTTCCGGCGCCGCTCTTCCACGGCGGGAAGCGGCTATGCGTTGCGTGCGCGCAGAAGCGCACCGTAACGAGCGCGCTGCCCTTCGTCGGCGCCGCCCTCGCGGCGGCCGGGCTGATCGCCGGCAGCGCCCTGCTCGCAGAGAGACTCCAAGGCGAGAACCGCGGCAACCCGCTCGACGAACTGGGCAAGCGCTTTCGCGGCGGAACGCCGACGCTGGCCGCGTACTCGCGCGACCTCACCGCACTCGCGCGCGAAGGCAAGCTCGACCCCGTGATCGGGCGCGATCGAGAGATCGATCGCATCGTCTCGATCCTCGCGCGCCGCAGCAAGAATAATCCATGCCTCGTCGGCGAGCCCGGCGTCGGCAAGACCGCGATCGTCGAGGGTCTCGCGCAGCGCATCGTCAGCGGCGACGCGCCGGCGGCGTTGCGCGGGAAGCGCGTGCTCGCGCTCTCGCTCGGGCCGCTCGTCGCGGGAACGAAGTACCGCGGCGAGTTCGAAGGGCGCGTCAAGCGCATTCTCGACGAGGTTAAGCGAAGCGCCCGCGACGTCGTGCTCTTCATTGACGAACTCCACACGCTCGTCGGCGCCGGATCCGCCGAAGGAGCGCCGCTCGACCTGAGCAGCATGATCAAGCCCGAGCTCGCGCGCGGCGATCTGCAGTGCATCGGCGCGACGACGTTCGACGAGTACCGCAAATACATCGAATCCGACGCCGCGCTCGAGCGCCGCTTCCAGCCGGTCATGGTCGAGGAGCCGAGCATCGAGGAGACCGCCGCGATCTTGCGCGGATTGCGCGACCGCTACGAGCGCCACCATCGCGTGCGGATAGATGAGGATGCGATCGAGACGGCCGCGCAGCTCTCGGCACGCTTCATCGCCGACCGGTTTCTCCCCGACAAAGCGATCGATCTCGTGGACGAAGCCGCGGCATCGGTCGCGCTCGCGAACAAGGGCGCCGTGGATGCGCCGCGCGTGACGAGCGCGGACGTCGCGGCGGTCGTCACGCGTTGGACGGGGATTCCGCAGTCGTCGCTCACCGAGTCGCAAGCCGAGCGGCTGCTGGAGATGGAGCGGCTGCTCTCCAAGCGCGTGATCGGTCAGGACCGCGCGATCTCGGCGGTCTCCAATGCGATCCGCCGCGCGCGCACGGGCCTGCACGATCCGCGCAAACCGCTCGGCAGTTTTCTCTTTCGCGGTCCGAGCGGCGTCGGGAAGACCGAGCTGGCGAAGACGCTCGCCGAAGCGCTCTTCGGCAGCGAGTCGGCGCTCGTGCGCGTCGATCTCTCGGAGTTCACCGAACCCCATACCGTCTCGCGCCTGCTCGGCGCGCCGCCCGGATACGCGGGCCACGACGAGCCCGGGCAGTTGACCGAACCGGTGCGCCGCAGGCCGTACTGCGTCGTCCTCTTCGACGAGGTCGAGAAGGCGCACCCCGACGTCGCCGCGATACTCCTGCAGATTCTCGACGACGGCCGCGTCACCGACGCGAAGGGACGCACGATCGACTTTCGCCACGCGCTCATCATCCTGACGACGAACCTGGAAGACGACGAACTGGCAGTGGCGCTGCGCGCCGAACTGCTCGACCGCATCGACGACGTCGTGCCGTTCGCCGAACTCGGCCTCGAACAGATCGAGGCGATCGTGACGATTCACGTCGACGCGCTGGCTCAACGGCTCGGCGCGCGCGACGTCGAGTTAAGACTCTCGGACGATGCGAAGCTCCACCTCGCGCGCGTCTCGATGGCGTCGGGCTCGGGCGCACGGTACGTGCAGCGGACGGTCTCGCATTACGTGTCGACGCCGCTCTCGACCGCGCTGCTGCGCGGCGAGCTGCGCGAAGGCCGCGGCGCCGAGGTTACGCTCGAGGGTGACGAACTCCGGGTCCGCGCAGCCTAGGGTTCCCCTAGGGTAGGAGCGCCGGCCCTGCCGGTGTCGGCGGCGAGAGCGCGAGCGCGAGCGGCGCGCCGACTCCCGACGCGATCGTCGCCCACGATCCCCCGGCATACGGCGGGGCGTACTCCGTGATCGTGTTGTTCCCGTAGTTGGCGACGTAGAGATTCCCCGACGTGTCGATCGCCAGCGCGACGGGCTGGCTCTGGCCGCCGGCGATCGTCGTCGGCGCCCCCGCGTAGGGCGCCGCGTACTCCGTCACGGTGTTCGCGCCTTCGTTCGGAACGAACAGGTTTGCCGACATCAGCGCGATCGAGCCTTGCTCGTTGACGCCGTTGGTAATCGTAGCGACCGGCGCGCTCTGATTCGAGAACGGCGCCGCGTACTCGACCACCGAGTTCGGCGTCGAGTTCAGGTTCGCGACGAAGAGGTTCCCGTGGCCGTCGAGCGCGATCGAGCCCGGCGCGTTGAGGCCTTTCGAGATCGTCGTCGGGGTGCCGGAGTAGGGCGGAGCGTACACCGTCACCGTGCTGGCCGCCGAGTTAACGACGAAGAGGTCGCCGCTCGAATCGAGCGCGAGGCTTACCGGATCGTCGACGTCGAGGGCGATCGTCATCGCGGGCGGCCCGCCGTAGGGCGGCGAGTACAGCGTAACGGTATTGCTGCCGTTGCCGTTGGCGACGAAGAGATTTCCACGTGCGTCAACGGCAAGCGCTTGCGGATGGTTGATGCCGTTAGCGATCGTGACCGGCTGCTGCGCGTACGGCGGCGCGTACGCGGTTACCGCACCCGATTGGTTCGCGACGAAGAGATCGCCGGAAGCGTCGAAGACAAGCGTCTGCGGGCCGACGACGCCATTCGAGATTGTCGCGAGCGGCGCGTTCTGGCCGTTGACGTAGAGCGTCACGGTGCTCGTCCCCGAGTTCGCGACGCCCAAGACTTGACGAACGTCGACGCGCACCGAGCCGCTGCAGACGGCTCCCGACTGCACGCACGGATTTCCCGGCCCGGAGTAGCTCGCCGTCGCGCGCAGCATCGCCGTGCTCCCCGCGGGCGACGCCGGCGCGGAGACGGAGAAGGCGTTCGGCGAGGCCGCCGAGGCTTGCGAAACGGTGACCGGAAGCGATCCGCCGGCCTGACTCATCGTGAAGCTGACCGCTCCACCGCCGACCATCACGTTCTGATTCGCATCGAGCAGCTCGACGATGAGCGGATGTCTTCCGGCACCGTAAAGATCGATGCCGCCTTGCGCGTTCGGCGCGCTCATCGCCGATCCGGGAACGACCGCAAGTTGCGCCGGCACGCCGCCGAGCGTGAGGTTCAGCACGTTGCTCGTGGAGGGCGTGACTGCGAAGGCGATCGCCGCACTGCCGATCGTTCCGGCGTACGTTCCTGCGGGGAGCGATAATCCAAGTTGGCAGAGCGAGCCGCCCGGCGCGGGCGAACAACCGGTCGAGTTCGGTCCGACGGAGAGGGTCTGACTGATCGTCGCCGGGCCGCTGACGTTGATCGCGAGCGATTGCGATCCCGGCGCGGGGGGCGACGTCGGCGCAGCGGGAGCGGCGGGCGGCGGGGTCGGCGGCCCGTTCGCTCCAAAGGGCGCGCCGGCCGGCGGCGGCACGATCGGCGGTTGCGTCAGCGTAGATCGCGATCCCGCGACGCCGTTTGCGGCGCCGGCGGGAACGAAGATCCGCACGACGGTGTTGCCCGAGCCGAGCGACGCTCCGTTGCCGAGCGGCACGACCGATCCCTGACTGCCTCCGCCCGAGCAGCCGCCGGCGAGCAGCGTCGCCATGACGGCGGTCAGCGCGAGCGAGCGGCGTCGCATCTCTCGGCGGAGCATCGCTTACCTCAGCACGCGCTCGACGTTCTCGCGCATCGCTGCGGGAGAGAGCTGGCCGACGACGATTTTGCGCACGACGCCGGCGCGATCGATGAAGACGTGCACCGGCAGACCGTTGACTTCGTATTGATTGCGCAACGCGCCGTCGTCAACGACGACCGGATAGCTCAGGCCGTGCTTGCTCCGAAAATCCGCCGCCTTGCCCCGGCTCTCGAGCACGTCGACTCCAACCACCCGTAAGCCGCGACCGGCGTACGCGCGCGATAGCGCGTCGATCGACGAGGCCTCGGAGTTGCACGGCGGGCACCACGTCGCAAAGAAGTTTAGATAGATCGCTTTTCCGCGAAACGAGGCGAGCGAAAGCGTCGGACCGGGAATGCTCGGCTCGCTCCAGCTCGGCGCGGCGCTCCCGACCTGCGCGGTCTGCGGCTGCGTCGCCGATGCGCCGTTCGAGCGGCCGCATGCGGCCAGAGCGAACGCCGCCGCGACGAGCGCGGCGAATCTCCTACCCATACGTCGGATAACCGATCGTCTGACGGTCTCGTTCCATCTGGGCCATCAGTTCGCCGGTATCCGGGAAAAGCCGCTGCTCCCGGACGTATCGCAGGTCGCGCAGGGCGAGCTCTCGCCCGTAGATCGTGTAGGGGAAATCGCGCAGCCAGGCTTCGACGGTGCGAGGTCCACCGCCGAACTGCGGGTTGGTGCCGATCGAGACGAGCGCGGGATAGTCGCGCCCGTCGTAGCGGGCGACTGCGCTATAGACGCCGTCCTTCGGCAGCAGTTTCGCCGGAACGCGAACGTTCGCGGTCGGAAAGCCGAGCGCGTGGCCGCGTCCGGCGCCGAACTCGACCGATCCGCGGATCTCGTACCCGGTGCCGCCGAGCAAGAGATCGGCGTGCGCGACGTCGCCGGCGGCGACCAGCGCGCGAATTCGGGTGCTCGAGATCCGCTCGCCGCCGTCGCAGACCGGCTCGACGCCGACGACCCGCGCGTGACGATCGGCGAGAGCGTCGCGCATAAGCGCGACGTCTCCCGCGCGCTTGTGCCCGAAACGGAACGTCGTGCCGACGACGACGGCACGTACGCTCAGCCGTTCGGCGAGAATCTCGAGAAAGGCTTGCGGCGAGAGCGTCGCCACCGCGTCGTCGAACCTAACGAAGAAGCACTCCTCGAAGCCGGCGTCGGCGAAGAGATCGAGGCGCTCTTCCGGGGTGCAGAGCAGCGACGGCTCCGTTCCGGGATTCAGGTGCGCGGAGGGATGGTTTGCGAAGGTCAGCAGCCCGCAGCGCCAACCGGGCTTGCGAAGCGTGCGCGCCCGGCGAGCGATCTCGCGGTGGCCGCGGTGAAAACCGTCGAAAAAGCCGACCGCCAGCACCAGGGGACGCTCGCTCTCGCGAGCGAGTTGGTGGTGAATCTCCACTACACGAAGACCTTGCGCGGCGCGAGCAGCGCGCCGAGGGCTTCGCCGACGCCGACGAGCGTGCGCGACTCGTCGCGCACGAAGACGTGCCGGCCGGTCGCGCCCTCGGGCAACGGCACGACGCGTCCGGCGCGAAAGTCGGCCGAGAGCCGCAGGTCGAGCACGATCGTCGGAAATGGAATGATATGCTCGGGCGCGATGAGCGCGCGCTCGGGATCGTGCGCGATCTCGTCGAGCCGCAGCGCCTCGTAGAGAACGAACGGCCCCGACGCTTCGCGTACGAGCGCGCCCATGTGCGCCGGAACGCCGATCGCCGCGCCGAGATCGTGGCAGAGCGCTCGAACGTACGTCCCCTCGCTGCACGCGATGCGCAGCCGCGCGACGTTGCCCTCCACGCCGAGCAGCGTCAACCCGTAGATCGTTACCGCGCGCGGCTTGCGCTCGACGCTCTTGCCTTCGCGCGCCAGCTCGTAGAGCCGGCGCCCGCGATGGTGCGCGGCCGAGTACATCGGCGTCTCTTGCGCGATCCGGCCGACGAACTTCGGCAGCGTCGCCTCGAGCGCGTCGGCCCAGTCGGCGCGCGGCGCCCGCGCTTCGACCGTCTCGCCGTGCGCGTCCTGCGTCGTCGTCGAGCGTCCCGCGACGAGCGTGCACGCGTAGCCCTTTCGTTGATCGAGCAGCAGCGGAATCAACCGCGTCGCCTTGCCGATCGCCACCGGCAGCACGCCGGCGGCCTGCGGGTCGAGCGTTCCGAGGTGGCCCGCGGTCAGCCGCCGATCGCCGGCGTAGAGAGCGTAGATCCGGCGCACGCGAGCGACCGCGCGAGCCGAACTCGGGCCGGCGGATTTAAAGAGGTTGACGAAGCCGATCACACGCGGCGCGCAACGGCGATCTTACAGACCTTCGGCGACGAGCGCCGCTTCGACGCCGGCGAACGCCTCTTGCAGCGAACCGTGGTACGTCAGGCCCGACGCACGAAAGTGTCCGCCGCCGCCGAGCCGTTGGGCTGCGGCCTGCACGTTGATCCGGCCGCTCGAACGCAGGCTCACGCGAATCTCGCCGTCGATCGCTTTGAAGAGCGCGGCGACGTCGACGCCGTCCTGTCCGAGCAGCGTATTGACGATGTCCTCGGTATCCTCTCCGTCCGCGCCCGTCTGCGCGAGCATCGCGTCGTCAACGTGCG from Candidatus Binatia bacterium harbors:
- a CDS encoding ferredoxin family protein, whose protein sequence is MAYVITEPCIGTKDKSCVDVCPVDCIHGKDEDTMLYIDPEVCIDCGACVSACPVEAIFADSDVPEKWQNYTEINAEYFKK
- a CDS encoding GlsB/YeaQ/YmgE family stress response membrane protein; translated protein: MGFIAWIVFGLIVGLVARWLVPGESPGGIVGDVVVGVLGAVVGGWIYGLLGHTGISGFNLPSMVCALLGAIVLLWLLRAIGGRKAA
- a CDS encoding SIMPL domain-containing protein (The SIMPL domain is named for its presence in mouse protein SIMPL (signalling molecule that associates with mouse pelle-like kinase). Bacterial member BP26, from Brucella, was shown to assemble into a channel-like structure, while YggE from E. coli has been associated with resistance to oxidative stress.), with protein sequence MKLPYICLLAAFFATASSAVAAPTATAEILASGTGNVSLPPNIATVRASIETNAMNATEATSENNARYDAVVASLEKLGVARSDITLDYYNVSYRAKPAVVSPNAGAQEYGYRVSRSFSVVVRTIDKAGSVTDAALASGATSIEGVDFGLSDASAVRSQATAKAVADARANAEALARAGGLRIVGIKSMQLGGAPVTVLPMARFAANAAPEPTQLDNSNVSVRVMVNVVFSAEPQ
- a CDS encoding ATP-dependent Clp protease ATP-binding subunit, translating into MNDACELCGALPAPLFHGGKRLCVACAQKRTVTSALPFVGAALAAAGLIAGSALLAERLQGENRGNPLDELGKRFRGGTPTLAAYSRDLTALAREGKLDPVIGRDREIDRIVSILARRSKNNPCLVGEPGVGKTAIVEGLAQRIVSGDAPAALRGKRVLALSLGPLVAGTKYRGEFEGRVKRILDEVKRSARDVVLFIDELHTLVGAGSAEGAPLDLSSMIKPELARGDLQCIGATTFDEYRKYIESDAALERRFQPVMVEEPSIEETAAILRGLRDRYERHHRVRIDEDAIETAAQLSARFIADRFLPDKAIDLVDEAAASVALANKGAVDAPRVTSADVAAVVTRWTGIPQSSLTESQAERLLEMERLLSKRVIGQDRAISAVSNAIRRARTGLHDPRKPLGSFLFRGPSGVGKTELAKTLAEALFGSESALVRVDLSEFTEPHTVSRLLGAPPGYAGHDEPGQLTEPVRRRPYCVVLFDEVEKAHPDVAAILLQILDDGRVTDAKGRTIDFRHALIILTTNLEDDELAVALRAELLDRIDDVVPFAELGLEQIEAIVTIHVDALAQRLGARDVELRLSDDAKLHLARVSMASGSGARYVQRTVSHYVSTPLSTALLRGELREGRGAEVTLEGDELRVRAA
- a CDS encoding TlpA disulfide reductase family protein — translated: MGRRFAALVAAAFALAACGRSNGASATQPQTAQVGSAAPSWSEPSIPGPTLSLASFRGKAIYLNFFATWCPPCNSEASSIDALSRAYAGRGLRVVGVDVLESRGKAADFRSKHGLSYPVVVDDGALRNQYEVNGLPVHVFIDRAGVVRKIVVGQLSPAAMRENVERVLR
- the ribF gene encoding riboflavin biosynthesis protein RibF, producing MEIHHQLARESERPLVLAVGFFDGFHRGHREIARRARTLRKPGWRCGLLTFANHPSAHLNPGTEPSLLCTPEERLDLFADAGFEECFFVRFDDAVATLSPQAFLEILAERLSVRAVVVGTTFRFGHKRAGDVALMRDALADRHARVVGVEPVCDGGERISSTRIRALVAAGDVAHADLLLGGTGYEIRGSVEFGAGRGHALGFPTANVRVPAKLLPKDGVYSAVARYDGRDYPALVSIGTNPQFGGGPRTVEAWLRDFPYTIYGRELALRDLRYVREQRLFPDTGELMAQMERDRQTIGYPTYG
- the truB gene encoding tRNA pseudouridine(55) synthase TruB; its protein translation is MIGFVNLFKSAGPSSARAVARVRRIYALYAGDRRLTAGHLGTLDPQAAGVLPVAIGKATRLIPLLLDQRKGYACTLVAGRSTTTQDAHGETVEARAPRADWADALEATLPKFVGRIAQETPMYSAAHHRGRRLYELAREGKSVERKPRAVTIYGLTLLGVEGNVARLRIACSEGTYVRALCHDLGAAIGVPAHMGALVREASGPFVLYEALRLDEIAHDPERALIAPEHIIPFPTIVLDLRLSADFRAGRVVPLPEGATGRHVFVRDESRTLVGVGEALGALLAPRKVFV